In Paenibacillus kyungheensis, the following are encoded in one genomic region:
- a CDS encoding ABC transporter ATP-binding protein — protein MFAVFKNLGWFFSRERKRYLIGVILLIIAGVLELAPPKLLGSAIDEISGGTITVSSLVYYISVTLVILVVIYGITYVWMHSLFGGSNLVERLLRTRFMAHLLRMTPPFFERNRTGDLMARATNDLRSVSMTVGFGMLTLTDSTFFLLTILLAMGFVISWKLTIAAILPLPFIALAMAIYGKVVHERYTLAQDAFGDMNDQVLESVAGVRVIRAYVQERFDENRFEKITDDVYRKNLRVVMVDALFEPTIRLFVGLSYIIALGYGIYLVFHNELTLGDLVSFNLYLGMMIWPMFAIGELINLMQRGSASLDRVNEVLYVKPDVEDIAQPVHVPSLHKIEFKDVTFRYPTSTVDNLEHLNLQIRAGETLGVVGRTGSGKSTLLKQLLYEYPTGTGELEIGGVSIHDIAKDQLHGWIGYVPQEQILFSRSVRENIRFGKSDASDDEVLNAIHTAAFDKDLHTLSDGLDTIVGERGVALSGGQKQRVSLARAFIAEPEVLILDDALSAVDARTETRIIENIRTKRAGKTTLIATHRLSAVEHADHIVVLDRGKIIEEGTHAELLQSDGWYREQYERQQLADSLEG, from the coding sequence ATGTTTGCAGTTTTCAAAAATTTAGGCTGGTTTTTCAGTCGTGAACGAAAGCGGTACTTGATCGGTGTTATTTTATTGATCATTGCCGGCGTGCTTGAATTAGCGCCTCCCAAGCTGTTAGGAAGTGCGATTGATGAGATTTCAGGAGGAACGATTACTGTCTCTTCATTGGTTTATTATATTTCAGTCACGTTAGTTATTTTGGTTGTTATTTATGGAATTACGTATGTATGGATGCACAGTCTATTCGGTGGATCAAATCTAGTAGAGCGTCTTTTACGGACTCGATTTATGGCTCATCTATTGCGTATGACTCCACCCTTTTTTGAACGGAACCGTACAGGTGATTTGATGGCTCGTGCTACCAATGATCTACGTTCTGTTTCTATGACGGTTGGATTCGGAATGCTTACTCTTACCGATTCCACATTCTTTTTATTAACAATATTGTTAGCGATGGGATTTGTGATCAGCTGGAAATTAACGATCGCTGCGATTCTCCCTCTTCCCTTTATTGCTCTTGCTATGGCGATTTACGGAAAAGTTGTACATGAACGTTATACCCTGGCGCAAGATGCTTTCGGGGATATGAATGATCAGGTACTTGAATCAGTCGCAGGTGTACGTGTTATCCGCGCCTATGTACAAGAACGTTTTGATGAGAATCGTTTTGAAAAGATTACCGATGATGTTTATCGCAAAAACTTACGTGTCGTTATGGTCGATGCGCTGTTTGAACCGACGATCCGACTATTTGTTGGACTCAGTTATATTATTGCACTCGGTTATGGAATCTATCTGGTATTTCATAATGAGTTAACACTGGGCGATCTTGTATCGTTTAACTTGTATCTGGGAATGATGATCTGGCCGATGTTTGCAATTGGTGAATTGATCAACTTGATGCAACGTGGTAGCGCTTCGCTAGATCGTGTAAACGAAGTACTCTATGTCAAACCGGATGTTGAAGATATCGCTCAACCGGTTCATGTGCCATCGCTTCATAAGATTGAATTTAAAGATGTCACTTTCCGTTATCCCACTTCTACAGTGGATAATCTAGAGCATCTGAATCTACAGATTCGAGCTGGTGAAACGCTAGGCGTAGTCGGTAGAACAGGTAGTGGTAAGTCTACTTTACTCAAACAACTACTCTATGAATATCCTACAGGAACAGGTGAACTTGAAATTGGTGGTGTATCTATCCACGATATCGCCAAAGACCAATTACATGGATGGATCGGTTATGTTCCGCAAGAACAGATCTTATTCTCGCGCAGTGTGCGTGAAAATATTCGCTTCGGCAAATCGGATGCATCCGATGATGAAGTATTGAATGCGATCCATACAGCAGCATTTGACAAAGATTTGCATACACTTTCTGATGGTCTAGATACGATTGTCGGTGAACGCGGTGTGGCTTTGTCCGGTGGTCAGAAGCAGCGTGTATCTCTGGCACGTGCATTTATCGCTGAACCTGAAGTATTGATTTTAGATGATGCTTTATCTGCTGTTGATGCTCGTACCGAAACTAGAATTATCGAGAATATTCGTACCAAACGTGCGGGTAAAACAACTCTAATCGCAACTCATCGCCTATCAGCGGTAGAACATGCAGATCATATCGTAGTACTCGATCGCGGTAAAATTATTGAAGAAGGAACTCATGCTGAATTGCTACAGTCGGATGGCTGGTATCGTGAGCAATATGAACGTCAGCAACTAGCAGATTCCTTAGAGGGGTAG
- a CDS encoding HesB/YadR/YfhF family protein: protein MSIVVSDEAARWYKKELSLAEGDAVRFYARYSSNSEIHPGFSLGISVEPPVSPALTQDVENIHFYMEDQDLWYINGYQLNVEYIEHEDDIRYAYMPQSQ from the coding sequence ATGAGTATAGTTGTATCTGATGAAGCCGCACGCTGGTATAAAAAAGAGTTGAGTTTAGCAGAAGGTGATGCTGTGCGCTTTTATGCACGATACAGTAGTAATAGTGAAATTCATCCTGGATTTTCATTAGGTATTTCTGTAGAACCGCCAGTGAGTCCGGCACTAACGCAGGATGTCGAAAATATCCATTTTTATATGGAAGATCAAGATTTGTGGTATATCAACGGTTATCAATTGAATGTAGAATATATTGAACATGAAGATGATATTCGGTACGCCTATATGCCGCAATCTCAGTAA
- a CDS encoding ADP-heptose synthase yields the protein MSQTFVIEAVMIAIYGQLLDPEKPVEYIVPYTSIMELYEFAESTEPLMNEDNENQYVKTRIQQLIAYFEEPLNKKKIQRSLNVPWAQSSAILLSEKVQLKIINAMDNAHYGESFDPIETEMILSALKKEVPMLTDQFEMIHRIIEAKIPVQVYDIEDFSFALEGTPTV from the coding sequence ATGTCTCAAACTTTTGTTATTGAAGCGGTTATGATCGCTATCTATGGTCAACTGCTTGATCCGGAAAAACCGGTAGAATATATTGTGCCATACACAAGTATTATGGAATTATACGAATTTGCTGAAAGTACTGAACCTCTAATGAACGAAGACAACGAGAATCAGTATGTCAAAACAAGAATTCAGCAATTGATTGCTTATTTCGAAGAACCGCTTAACAAAAAGAAAATTCAACGTTCACTGAATGTTCCGTGGGCTCAAAGTTCAGCTATTTTACTCAGTGAAAAAGTACAATTAAAAATTATCAATGCAATGGATAATGCTCATTATGGTGAATCGTTTGATCCGATTGAGACAGAAATGATTCTCTCTGCTCTAAAAAAAGAAGTTCCTATGTTAACCGATCAATTTGAAATGATTCATCGGATTATTGAAGCTAAAATCCCTGTTCAAGTGTATGATATTGAAGACTTTTCTTTTGCGCTTGAAGGAACACCTACAGTGTAA
- a CDS encoding DUF441 domain-containing protein: MAAIDTPAIILLVLVALGIIGNNSTVTIAMLVLLLIRVLGWHQAFPWLQKYGLTIGIIILTIGVMTPLASGKISLDTILSSFLSWKSLAAIGIGLFVAYLGGRGTILMTNQPTVVAGLLIGTLIGVAFFKGVPVGPLIAAGLLSLLIGKS; this comes from the coding sequence ATGGCTGCGATTGATACACCGGCAATAATTTTGTTAGTGCTTGTCGCTCTTGGGATTATCGGCAACAACTCTACGGTTACGATTGCAATGCTTGTGTTATTGCTTATTCGTGTATTAGGCTGGCATCAAGCATTCCCATGGTTGCAGAAATATGGGTTAACGATCGGGATTATTATTTTGACAATTGGTGTTATGACTCCACTCGCAAGTGGCAAAATTTCACTAGATACGATCCTTTCTTCTTTTTTAAGTTGGAAATCACTTGCTGCGATAGGGATTGGTTTATTTGTCGCTTACTTGGGCGGACGAGGAACCATATTAATGACCAATCAACCGACAGTAGTAGCCGGGTTATTGATCGGAACACTAATCGGTGTCGCTTTTTTCAAAGGTGTTCCTGTTGGGCCATTGATTGCAGCAGGTCTGCTCTCTTTATTAATCGGCAAATCCTAG
- a CDS encoding YpdA family putative bacillithiol disulfide reductase, whose product MEDVIIIGAGPCGLSAAIECTRLGMKTLLIEKYNMVHSIYLYPTNMQFFSTPELLEIGDLPFSTPYDKPFRHEALAYYRRAAGHYDLRVQPYTEALEVQPLQDGTFAIQTTNRHGEDKTYTARKVILATGYFDHPNYLGIPGEELDKVTHYFREAHPYAGMKVTVIGGSNSAVDAALEIVRVGAHVDMVYRGSDLSQNIKSWVRPVFEGQVLKGNVTLHLNSKVTEITPSQVIITQNDGETATIENDFVLAMTGFHPDRKLLTSAGIEMSDDMDKPKFDLETMESNIPGLYVAGVIASGRNANEVFIETGRRHGNKIANHIHKQMAH is encoded by the coding sequence ATGGAAGATGTAATTATTATCGGTGCAGGGCCTTGCGGGCTGTCTGCTGCAATCGAATGCACACGTTTAGGTATGAAGACATTATTGATCGAAAAGTATAATATGGTACATTCTATTTATTTGTACCCCACAAATATGCAATTTTTTAGTACTCCGGAACTGTTAGAAATTGGAGATTTGCCATTTTCAACTCCGTATGACAAACCTTTCCGTCATGAAGCTTTAGCTTATTATCGTCGTGCAGCAGGTCATTATGATCTGCGTGTTCAACCTTATACAGAAGCGCTTGAGGTACAGCCACTACAAGATGGTACATTTGCAATTCAGACCACTAATCGTCATGGTGAAGACAAAACCTATACTGCACGCAAAGTGATTCTGGCGACAGGTTATTTTGATCATCCTAACTACTTGGGTATCCCGGGCGAAGAATTGGATAAAGTCACTCACTATTTCCGCGAAGCTCATCCTTATGCAGGTATGAAAGTAACCGTAATCGGAGGAAGTAACTCTGCTGTCGATGCTGCGCTTGAAATTGTACGTGTAGGGGCTCATGTTGATATGGTCTATCGTGGTAGTGATCTTTCGCAAAATATCAAATCATGGGTACGTCCTGTATTTGAAGGTCAGGTACTCAAAGGCAATGTGACTCTTCATCTCAATTCTAAAGTAACCGAGATCACTCCATCTCAAGTTATTATTACGCAAAATGATGGGGAAACAGCGACGATTGAAAATGATTTTGTACTTGCGATGACAGGCTTCCATCCTGATCGTAAGTTACTCACTTCTGCTGGTATTGAAATGAGTGACGATATGGATAAGCCGAAGTTCGATCTGGAGACGATGGAATCCAATATTCCAGGCCTCTATGTAGCAGGCGTTATCGCTTCTGGTCGTAATGCTAATGAAGTATTTATCGAAACCGGTCGTCGTCATGGTAACAAAATTGCTAACCATATTCATAAGCAAATGGCTCATTAA
- a CDS encoding DUF3939 domain-containing protein — translation MSVLGLFRRKDKEDVNKLPSVHVTLDELRCAVLQFEREMDNGINRTVLMKEDGSLDLPRIARYLGGVSDQKFYLSRETFEIFAEEEQSIPYHLDRVQLAVDDYMNETGKLPIVEDSVYFEVDCRMLYQQHYLHEIPEFKLYMTDQEMMVTHRQPVALPDVKAQEDHSYVLL, via the coding sequence ATGTCTGTACTTGGACTATTTAGAAGAAAAGACAAAGAAGACGTCAATAAGTTACCATCTGTTCATGTCACATTAGATGAGTTGCGGTGTGCCGTATTACAATTTGAACGCGAAATGGATAACGGTATTAATCGTACGGTGTTGATGAAAGAAGATGGAAGTCTCGATCTGCCACGAATTGCTCGTTATTTAGGCGGAGTGAGCGATCAGAAGTTCTATTTATCACGTGAAACATTTGAAATTTTTGCAGAAGAAGAACAGTCTATTCCGTACCATTTGGATCGTGTGCAGCTTGCTGTCGATGATTATATGAATGAGACTGGAAAATTACCGATTGTAGAAGATTCAGTGTATTTTGAAGTGGATTGTCGTATGTTGTATCAACAGCATTATTTGCATGAAATTCCTGAATTTAAATTGTATATGACCGATCAAGAAATGATGGTTACTCATCGTCAACCTGTGGCATTACCTGATGTCAAAGCGCAGGAAGATCATTCTTACGTATTATTGTAA
- a CDS encoding HAD family hydrolase gives MKISAVIFDLDNTLMDRDYTFRAFSQKLISHYLGHINEEKARDILGYMRIADADGYRPKRGFFEELVELLPWAEKPTVDELFAYYTEHYMKEACLMNHALDAIQACRHQGYKLGMLTNGAHEIQYGKVEHLGLESYFDVILTSGEAGIKKPDPKIYEMILEKLGTTGEETIFVGDHPTNDIWGASQSGMRGIFLRRSFEWDKQLGVEPWYVIEELNELEDIWQGVKK, from the coding sequence ATGAAGATTAGTGCAGTTATTTTTGATTTGGATAATACATTGATGGATCGAGATTATACGTTTCGAGCCTTTTCGCAAAAGTTGATCAGTCATTATTTAGGTCATATCAATGAAGAGAAAGCGAGAGATATACTAGGGTATATGCGTATTGCTGATGCCGATGGGTATCGTCCTAAACGTGGATTTTTTGAAGAATTAGTTGAACTCCTACCCTGGGCAGAGAAGCCTACTGTAGATGAGTTATTTGCTTATTATACAGAGCACTATATGAAAGAAGCCTGTCTAATGAATCATGCGCTTGATGCTATTCAAGCATGTCGGCATCAAGGGTATAAGTTAGGCATGTTAACCAATGGAGCACATGAAATACAATATGGCAAAGTAGAGCATTTGGGATTGGAATCTTACTTTGATGTCATTTTGACTTCAGGTGAAGCAGGCATCAAAAAGCCAGATCCGAAGATTTACGAGATGATATTAGAGAAATTAGGCACAACCGGAGAAGAAACAATATTTGTCGGTGATCATCCTACCAACGATATCTGGGGAGCCTCCCAATCAGGCATGCGCGGTATTTTCCTGCGTCGAAGTTTTGAGTGGGATAAGCAGTTAGGTGTAGAACCCTGGTATGTGATTGAGGAGTTGAATGAGTTGGAGGATATTTGGCAGGGGGTTAAGAAGTAG
- a CDS encoding SIR2 family protein, protein MELENNPVTKRLIEKTERELNHFLDDLATQSINKMSSLFAGSGVSRNSGHATWGSLFESLATELEIKLTENTDLYKVAQYYANKYTEPQLRRKINEQINKFKPGNEILSELIDVNFNNIWTTNYDPLIEQELDRRFIPRNVIHNEKNLVNIDRNEKVNVYKLNGDISDLEKMILTKKDYDHYSNSHTLFLTFLKKELISNTFLFVGYSFTDSLVLDCLSSINHLLGGVGNTHYAIMLVNQETTIEFEHMVDDLKQRYNIQAICITKDNIIPLLKKLNSRIREKKVFISGAYDKVANEVVTQSDQLSQALVISLLKKGYRISTGVGKRLGTLITGYSYQYLAEQGIQNKDKYLSMRPFPFHKDLSQDKKQEYRISMLHDCSAAIFLFGQSKKTTEQGSIEKTGHYSEGVYHEFLLAKERNMTIIPVGSTGYEAEVIWREVNENINEFPYLSQTINALMTEKDPEKIADIILHILNEVAENKRAHQ, encoded by the coding sequence ATGGAATTAGAAAATAATCCAGTTACTAAGCGTTTAATTGAAAAAACTGAACGAGAATTAAATCATTTTTTAGATGATTTAGCTACACAATCAATAAACAAAATGTCTTCTTTGTTTGCTGGTTCTGGCGTGTCCCGAAATTCTGGACATGCGACTTGGGGATCTTTATTTGAATCTTTAGCTACAGAATTGGAAATAAAACTTACAGAAAATACAGATTTATATAAAGTCGCCCAGTACTATGCTAATAAATATACGGAGCCACAATTAAGAAGAAAAATTAATGAACAGATCAACAAATTCAAACCTGGAAATGAAATTTTAAGTGAATTAATTGATGTGAATTTCAATAATATCTGGACGACAAATTATGATCCTTTAATCGAACAAGAATTGGATCGTCGATTTATTCCTCGTAATGTTATACATAATGAGAAAAACTTAGTCAATATTGATCGAAATGAAAAAGTGAATGTTTATAAGCTTAATGGTGATATTTCTGATTTGGAAAAAATGATATTAACTAAGAAGGACTATGATCATTATTCAAACAGTCATACTTTATTTTTAACATTTTTGAAAAAAGAACTAATTTCAAATACTTTTCTTTTTGTGGGTTATAGTTTCACAGACTCTCTTGTTCTGGATTGCCTTAGTTCAATAAATCATTTACTCGGAGGAGTAGGAAATACACATTATGCTATCATGCTAGTAAATCAAGAAACAACAATTGAATTTGAGCATATGGTGGACGATCTTAAACAAAGATATAACATTCAAGCTATTTGTATAACAAAAGATAATATAATCCCTCTTTTAAAAAAATTAAATTCTAGAATCCGGGAAAAAAAGGTGTTTATATCTGGTGCATATGACAAAGTTGCAAATGAAGTGGTGACTCAATCAGATCAATTATCGCAAGCTTTAGTAATTTCATTGTTAAAAAAAGGATATAGAATATCTACAGGAGTGGGAAAACGTTTAGGTACTTTAATTACTGGATACTCCTATCAATATTTAGCAGAACAAGGTATTCAGAATAAGGATAAATATCTTTCAATGAGACCTTTTCCTTTTCATAAAGATCTTTCACAAGATAAAAAACAAGAATATAGAATTAGTATGCTACATGATTGTAGTGCTGCTATATTCTTATTTGGTCAAAGCAAGAAAACTACTGAACAAGGTTCTATTGAAAAAACAGGACATTACAGTGAAGGTGTTTATCATGAATTCTTACTTGCGAAAGAGCGCAACATGACAATTATTCCGGTTGGAAGTACAGGATACGAAGCAGAAGTAATTTGGAGAGAAGTCAACGAGAATATCAATGAATTCCCATATCTTTCACAAACAATAAATGCACTAATGACAGAAAAAGATCCTGAAAAAATAGCCGACATTATTTTACACATCCTTAACGAGGTTGCCGAGAATAAACGTGCCCACCAATAG
- a CDS encoding toll/interleukin-1 receptor domain-containing protein: MIFFCFSSKDRHHIVEAILYHIRNYRIPVWYDRDQMLLGDERNHKNFVEGVEESSYGIIILSPNSIQSYCANEEIDLMYQKYLNGTMHIFPIFFNLSASEVPPKYDWLKNLVYKEITPSIDVRSTCNHIICKFLSDDLMKHESQSFPSLEKKMNNMEYDSYILILLRSYLELDEKNFNSRIALLYAGCSYIECNYDLSNAPAYYTAGFKKLFNETKLSLEVDLRDILMIESLFLLLVGTFILGNLVKDV, encoded by the coding sequence ATGATATTTTTTTGTTTTTCAAGTAAAGATCGCCATCATATAGTAGAAGCAATCCTATACCATATCAGAAATTACCGTATTCCTGTATGGTATGATCGCGATCAAATGCTTTTAGGAGATGAACGCAATCATAAAAATTTTGTAGAAGGCGTTGAAGAGTCTTCATATGGAATCATAATTCTAAGTCCAAATTCAATTCAGTCTTACTGTGCAAATGAAGAAATCGATTTAATGTATCAGAAATATTTAAATGGTACTATGCACATTTTCCCTATATTTTTTAATCTGTCTGCAAGCGAAGTTCCTCCAAAATACGATTGGCTAAAAAATTTAGTATATAAAGAAATTACTCCTTCTATCGATGTTCGTTCAACCTGCAACCATATTATTTGTAAATTTCTTTCAGATGATTTGATGAAGCATGAAAGTCAAAGTTTTCCTTCTTTAGAAAAGAAAATGAACAACATGGAATATGATTCTTATATTTTAATCTTACTTCGATCTTATTTAGAATTAGATGAAAAAAATTTTAATTCTCGAATAGCTTTACTATATGCTGGCTGTTCGTATATAGAATGTAATTACGATTTAAGTAATGCTCCTGCTTATTACACAGCTGGCTTCAAAAAGTTATTTAACGAAACGAAACTTTCACTAGAAGTAGACTTGAGAGACATATTAATGATTGAGAGCCTTTTCTTACTATTGGTGGGCACGTTTATTCTCGGCAACCTCGTTAAGGATGTGTAA
- a CDS encoding tyrosine-type recombinase/integrase: protein MLVSRIDLNDYIAKYVNYLLIEKNLSPKSIKAYLYDLNMFHDWLVENQIEVVTEAEIYLYFNTLSHLNLLKDSTIKRKYISFKGFFLFLDQKNWIDQSPLINFGKRFKTAKRIPKTLPTNEIKRLLSAPEHDRNRLKTEFSTRLSIRNDAIIDLLFSTGIRIGELVQIRLKDLDLRNRVVVIFGKGRKERLLYLSSKELLDKIQDWLKVREAFHPKDDCLFLNKYGNGLSIYGIEDIFCKYKEMAKINQSATPHYLRHSFATQLLENGADLRAVQEILGHSSVSTTEIYTEVSVKRKRAVLTKFNPRNRLETSK, encoded by the coding sequence TTGTTAGTATCTAGGATTGATTTAAACGATTATATCGCAAAGTATGTCAATTATTTATTGATCGAAAAAAATTTATCACCAAAATCGATCAAAGCTTATCTATACGATTTGAATATGTTCCATGATTGGCTAGTAGAGAATCAGATCGAAGTTGTGACCGAAGCGGAAATCTATTTATATTTCAATACATTGAGTCACTTGAATCTTTTAAAAGATTCTACCATCAAACGGAAATATATATCCTTTAAAGGATTTTTCTTATTTTTGGATCAAAAAAACTGGATCGATCAATCCCCATTAATCAATTTCGGTAAACGATTCAAAACGGCTAAGCGTATTCCAAAAACGTTACCAACCAATGAAATCAAACGTTTATTATCTGCCCCAGAGCATGATCGCAACCGCTTAAAAACAGAATTCAGCACGCGCTTGAGTATACGAAATGATGCCATTATAGACTTACTCTTTTCCACAGGTATTCGTATTGGGGAATTGGTTCAGATTCGACTAAAAGACCTTGATTTACGCAATCGAGTCGTTGTTATCTTTGGCAAAGGACGCAAAGAACGATTGCTTTATCTATCTAGCAAAGAACTCCTCGATAAGATTCAAGACTGGCTTAAAGTAAGAGAAGCTTTTCATCCAAAAGACGACTGTTTATTTCTAAATAAATACGGAAACGGCTTATCGATCTATGGTATTGAGGATATTTTCTGTAAATATAAAGAGATGGCAAAAATTAATCAAAGTGCTACCCCACATTACTTACGTCATTCTTTTGCTACTCAATTGTTAGAAAATGGAGCCGATTTGAGAGCAGTTCAAGAAATATTAGGGCATTCCAGTGTGAGTACAACGGAGATTTATACAGAGGTATCTGTTAAAAGAAAGCGCGCAGTATTAACAAAATTCAACCCTAGAAATCGATTAGAGACCTCCAAATAA